The proteins below come from a single Gimesia alba genomic window:
- a CDS encoding helix-turn-helix domain-containing protein has protein sequence MKKTRYSQKYSQLLKALKEARIEAGLTQTTVGNKFGAHASFVSKCESGERRIDVIELASFCKIYNVPLTEFLQRIEL, from the coding sequence ATGAAAAAAACCCGTTACTCACAAAAATATTCACAGCTATTAAAGGCTTTAAAAGAAGCCCGGATTGAAGCTGGATTGACCCAAACAACAGTAGGAAATAAATTTGGAGCTCACGCTTCATTTGTCTCTAAATGTGAATCAGGGGAAAGAAGAATTGACGTGATTGAACTTGCTTCCTTCTGTAAGATTTATAACGTCCCACTCACTGAATTTTTACAACGTATCGAACTCTAA
- a CDS encoding type IV secretory system conjugative DNA transfer family protein: MIPIQLGVDRLTDSQINIEPDQFRTHFHLIGATGSGKSTAIQTLLRPILMQPRSEMCALFLIDPMGNLSRDLLGWMANERICPQHVRDRLVYIEPAREDIIMPFNPLSHTSEANRYYQTMRSVDIVLRAWAAQDVSQQPRLLQWTYKAFCAAAMMGLPIAMCKHLLHPGSPEHEAILNRIPGDIRFHWNDILGARGSEAVRILESTRNRLDPFFESTNLRRMFGCTRSLFDCERFIKERRIVILNLGKYGRLPGFVADTIGALALNEIVETASRLSTNAGKQAVDPTYVVMDEFQKYVSVDIEDALPTVRQMGLRLILAHQSFAQLDREDVDLTQMIWQARSRLMFANNARDADIIADELTKLTYESRKIKDILKSKKQLIIGYRKEWLETESSTSTRSTSNMEQNSTGYSQSSGESIPPETYRPTKSKKDGRNSSTSKGHTHADSTGNTSGRSESNVPIHDTFEEISNITYESFEEQSLQWGKQIRGLQTGEAFGMFAGDPDVHFVNVDYLPIYDSPQLREAVDALIEKNFESDFFISASEADREIEQYRKQLLQVPPIQLSDQDYQVKPEVTSDDPEKSSDPFR; this comes from the coding sequence ATGATTCCTATTCAGCTCGGAGTAGACCGGTTGACTGATTCTCAGATCAATATTGAACCGGATCAGTTTCGTACGCATTTTCACTTAATTGGAGCTACCGGTTCAGGAAAGTCGACCGCCATTCAGACATTATTACGGCCGATTTTGATGCAGCCACGATCAGAGATGTGTGCTCTCTTTCTAATTGATCCCATGGGCAATTTGTCCCGGGATTTACTCGGTTGGATGGCCAATGAACGAATTTGTCCACAGCATGTGCGGGATCGCCTGGTTTATATCGAGCCAGCGCGGGAAGACATCATTATGCCATTCAATCCACTTTCGCATACGTCTGAAGCGAACCGCTATTACCAGACCATGCGCTCAGTCGACATTGTGCTGCGGGCCTGGGCAGCTCAGGATGTTTCTCAGCAACCCCGTTTATTGCAGTGGACATACAAGGCCTTTTGTGCGGCAGCGATGATGGGGCTACCCATAGCGATGTGCAAACATCTGTTGCATCCTGGATCTCCGGAGCATGAAGCCATTCTGAACCGGATCCCTGGCGATATCCGCTTTCATTGGAATGATATTCTGGGAGCACGTGGCAGTGAAGCGGTACGGATTCTGGAATCGACACGCAATCGACTGGACCCGTTTTTTGAATCCACCAACCTGCGTCGTATGTTTGGCTGTACACGAAGCCTCTTTGATTGCGAGCGTTTTATCAAAGAACGAAGGATCGTCATTCTCAACCTGGGAAAATACGGAAGGCTTCCTGGATTCGTTGCTGATACGATTGGTGCTTTGGCTCTCAATGAAATCGTGGAGACTGCCAGTCGACTTTCAACGAATGCAGGAAAACAGGCCGTTGATCCGACTTATGTTGTAATGGATGAGTTCCAAAAGTATGTCTCCGTTGATATTGAGGATGCCCTCCCTACTGTCAGGCAAATGGGACTGAGGTTGATTCTGGCCCATCAATCTTTTGCACAACTGGATCGGGAAGACGTGGATTTGACGCAGATGATCTGGCAAGCCCGTAGCCGGCTGATGTTTGCCAACAATGCCCGGGATGCCGACATCATTGCGGATGAACTGACCAAACTGACGTATGAATCCAGAAAAATCAAAGACATACTCAAGAGCAAAAAACAGTTGATTATCGGTTACCGCAAAGAATGGCTCGAAACGGAATCGAGCACCAGTACCAGATCGACTTCCAATATGGAACAAAATTCAACCGGTTACAGTCAGTCCAGCGGCGAATCAATTCCACCAGAAACATATCGCCCGACAAAATCTAAAAAAGATGGCAGGAACTCTTCTACTTCAAAAGGTCATACGCACGCTGACAGTACAGGGAACACCTCCGGACGCAGTGAGTCGAATGTACCGATCCATGATACGTTCGAGGAGATCAGCAACATCACCTACGAAAGTTTTGAAGAGCAGTCCCTGCAATGGGGCAAGCAGATACGTGGATTGCAGACGGGGGAAGCGTTTGGCATGTTTGCCGGTGACCCTGATGTGCATTTCGTGAATGTCGATTATTTGCCGATATACGACTCTCCTCAGCTGCGGGAGGCTGTCGATGCACTCATCGAAAAGAACTTTGAGTCAGATTTTTTCATCTCAGCCTCCGAAGCAGATCGGGAAATCGAACAGTACCGTAAACAACTCCTGCAAGTGCCACCGATACAGCTGTCCGATCAGGATTATCAGGTCAAACCGGAAGTGACCAGTGATGATCCAGAAAAATCCTCTGATCCGTTCCGTTGA
- a CDS encoding site-specific integrase codes for MFDKLYKQPHAIARHQNGPLAEERRRYLVYCAEQQMSLETLEHIARKILIIARTLRLVERPGELITRTEIVSAAHRWVKERGRKVQNVCRECRRFIGHAVRWLSFLGRLQTPVAVRQPYADLVAQFIDYMIQERGLSQRTVAYNSQQVQAFLTEIDKANLQLRTLTGSQVNELLANKIRNRGYVRVTVKRIATAIRTFLRFAEQHKWCKPGLSDAIRTPRVYAHEGLPLGLSWDDVNRLIAATEGDESVEIRDRAILLLLAVYGLRSGEVTTLKLDDFNWEDELLTVSHGKNKRPRTYPLCHPVGEAVLRYLRVRPRSDRREIFITVLAPFRSLHGATVGGMVSRRLHALGLTLPHYGAHVLRHACARHLLAQGFSLKEIGDHLGHQSPQATRIYAKIDLAALRIVGEFELGGLL; via the coding sequence ATGTTCGACAAACTCTACAAACAACCGCATGCCATAGCACGCCATCAAAACGGTCCGCTGGCTGAGGAACGTCGCCGTTACCTCGTGTATTGCGCCGAGCAGCAGATGTCACTGGAGACCTTGGAACACATCGCCCGCAAAATATTAATCATTGCCAGGACTCTACGTTTAGTCGAGCGGCCTGGTGAACTGATCACTCGAACTGAAATCGTGTCTGCAGCGCATCGCTGGGTAAAAGAGCGAGGGCGGAAAGTGCAAAATGTTTGTCGTGAGTGTCGCAGGTTTATCGGACATGCCGTTCGGTGGTTGTCTTTCTTGGGACGATTGCAGACACCTGTTGCAGTCCGTCAACCGTACGCCGACCTAGTTGCACAATTCATTGACTATATGATCCAAGAGCGTGGATTATCCCAGCGGACAGTGGCATACAACAGTCAGCAAGTTCAGGCTTTCCTCACGGAAATCGACAAAGCCAATTTGCAGCTCAGGACACTGACCGGGAGCCAAGTGAATGAACTCCTGGCTAACAAAATTCGCAATCGCGGGTACGTGCGAGTGACTGTGAAACGGATTGCGACAGCGATCCGTACGTTCTTACGATTTGCGGAACAACACAAATGGTGCAAGCCGGGATTGTCGGATGCGATTAGGACACCACGGGTCTATGCCCATGAGGGGCTGCCGCTGGGCCTATCATGGGACGACGTGAATCGACTGATTGCTGCAACAGAGGGGGACGAGTCGGTCGAAATTCGTGATCGAGCCATCTTATTGCTGCTGGCGGTGTACGGTCTACGCTCCGGAGAAGTCACGACCCTTAAGTTGGATGACTTCAACTGGGAGGATGAACTTCTGACCGTCTCTCATGGAAAAAATAAGCGGCCACGGACTTATCCGTTGTGCCATCCAGTTGGCGAGGCTGTTCTCCGATACTTGCGAGTGCGACCTCGATCTGATCGGCGGGAGATATTTATCACAGTTCTGGCACCATTTCGCTCCTTACATGGCGCGACCGTGGGAGGAATGGTCAGTCGTCGTTTGCACGCATTGGGTCTGACATTGCCGCATTATGGTGCCCATGTGTTGCGGCATGCATGTGCTCGCCACTTGCTGGCGCAGGGTTTCTCATTGAAAGAGATTGGCGATCACCTCGGGCATCAATCACCGCAGGCAACGCGCATCTATGCCAAAATTGATCTGGCCGCACTGCGCATAGTTGGTGAATTCGAACTGGGAGGACTGCTATGA
- a CDS encoding serine/threonine protein kinase, with translation MIPRLQQAAKQDLPNRGNLSEPWTESQLANQTTILPEGHQLARRRYGRYVVKEILGEGAFGQVLRAHDPKTERDVALKIPRHNLQPGSEEEKRFLREAKSIAALNHPNICPLYDLLETDDCVLLVMPYIDGGSLAERKKQENPTLDQSIKLVRQLALAMASAHDAGIVHRDLKPANILLDREGDQPVITDFGLSLFHQSDETKLTQQGQLLGTPAYMSPEQAGGETEIIGPASDIYSLGMILYELCTGELPFTGSVNQVIGQILSKKPMSPSSLNSSIRPELEQIILKAIAKKPEDRFSSMQEFAIALKQLNTDDTAKVLPHLSISSNYKTAIGVAVLILVAIWWFSQLKPSDNQVTAIPQNPSTQPEASSPSLWANVDLLKEVQLPVDTVVGDWSKTQEGLRVLPGGFSRLSIPVQTEDDYQLELEFTRKLGTGEINLIFPVGKKSGMLSVGRDQWCGLALPYGQELGNHLPGHLPNFQRHQLLLKVATNNSRAFISADLNGSTVLSWQGSLESLSLRSDWQVQQHSFGLGAQQAEVVFHSLSLNVEDKGIISQNRWKFHRTDHYLEPKNLLEEIDSSQHAFRGNWKTAQVPEKEHENKFRQELFIEGGSDFSSLILPVVPTGSYQLQVQLTRIQGNGEINLMLPVGEAYCMISLGKDGNQFGIQHVNGRYWDMRKTGLFANRKEFTIEVDVQLELDNQVAIHFQIDENEVFHWEGKQSELSIREMWRIYPKALGLGVDQDAVRFQKILFQSKSGETYLIEYQ, from the coding sequence TTGATTCCTCGATTACAACAGGCAGCCAAACAAGATCTGCCTAATCGCGGCAATCTGTCAGAGCCCTGGACCGAATCACAACTGGCAAATCAGACCACAATTCTTCCAGAAGGACACCAGTTGGCGCGTCGCAGATATGGACGGTATGTGGTTAAAGAAATTCTAGGAGAAGGTGCTTTCGGACAGGTTTTACGAGCTCATGATCCTAAGACAGAGCGCGATGTCGCCCTGAAAATCCCCAGACACAATTTACAACCTGGTTCTGAAGAGGAAAAACGGTTCCTGCGAGAAGCAAAATCAATTGCAGCACTCAACCATCCCAATATCTGCCCCCTTTATGATTTGTTAGAGACAGATGATTGTGTCCTCCTGGTGATGCCCTATATAGACGGGGGATCATTGGCAGAAAGGAAGAAACAAGAAAATCCAACTCTGGATCAATCAATAAAGCTGGTTAGACAACTGGCTTTAGCAATGGCTTCTGCTCATGATGCGGGAATCGTGCATCGTGATCTGAAACCCGCCAATATTCTGCTTGACAGAGAAGGAGACCAACCGGTTATTACTGATTTTGGTTTATCGTTGTTTCACCAGAGCGATGAAACCAAATTGACGCAGCAGGGACAACTTCTCGGGACGCCTGCATATATGTCTCCCGAACAGGCTGGGGGTGAGACAGAAATAATCGGACCTGCCAGCGATATTTATTCACTGGGGATGATCCTGTACGAGCTTTGTACTGGTGAGCTACCCTTTACCGGGTCGGTGAATCAGGTGATCGGTCAAATTCTCTCTAAAAAACCGATGTCCCCTTCTTCACTCAATTCCAGCATTCGTCCTGAACTGGAGCAAATTATCCTTAAAGCAATCGCCAAGAAACCGGAAGACCGATTTAGCTCGATGCAAGAGTTTGCGATTGCGCTGAAACAACTTAACACTGATGATACAGCTAAAGTTTTGCCTCATCTATCCATTTCGAGTAATTACAAGACTGCAATTGGAGTTGCTGTTCTAATTCTTGTGGCCATCTGGTGGTTCTCGCAGCTGAAGCCATCAGATAATCAGGTAACCGCTATTCCACAAAATCCCTCGACACAACCAGAAGCCTCTAGCCCCTCACTCTGGGCAAACGTTGATCTCCTGAAAGAAGTTCAACTGCCTGTAGACACTGTTGTTGGAGACTGGTCCAAGACTCAGGAGGGATTGAGGGTGTTGCCCGGGGGATTTTCTCGCTTGTCGATTCCCGTTCAAACAGAAGACGACTACCAACTGGAGCTCGAATTCACTCGCAAACTGGGGACTGGAGAAATCAACCTGATCTTCCCAGTTGGCAAAAAGAGCGGAATGCTATCAGTGGGGCGTGATCAATGGTGTGGATTGGCACTTCCTTACGGACAGGAACTCGGAAATCATCTTCCAGGACATCTTCCAAATTTTCAGCGTCACCAATTACTGTTAAAAGTAGCCACAAACAATTCACGGGCTTTCATTTCAGCAGATCTAAATGGCTCTACTGTACTGAGCTGGCAGGGCTCCCTCGAATCGCTTTCACTGCGTAGTGATTGGCAGGTCCAGCAGCATAGTTTTGGTTTGGGTGCCCAGCAGGCAGAAGTAGTTTTTCACAGTCTCTCACTCAATGTTGAAGACAAGGGCATAATTTCTCAAAACCGCTGGAAGTTTCACAGGACCGATCACTATCTAGAGCCAAAAAACTTACTGGAAGAAATCGATTCCAGCCAGCATGCATTCAGAGGAAACTGGAAAACCGCTCAAGTTCCAGAGAAAGAACACGAGAATAAGTTCAGACAAGAACTCTTTATCGAAGGTGGAAGCGATTTTTCAAGCTTGATTTTGCCGGTGGTTCCGACAGGCAGCTACCAATTGCAGGTTCAACTGACACGCATCCAGGGTAATGGGGAAATCAACCTCATGCTCCCTGTAGGAGAAGCCTATTGCATGATTTCTCTCGGTAAAGATGGGAATCAATTTGGAATACAACACGTCAATGGAAGATATTGGGACATGCGCAAAACAGGGCTATTTGCAAATAGAAAAGAATTTACCATAGAAGTGGATGTGCAATTGGAACTCGATAATCAAGTAGCCATTCATTTTCAAATCGATGAGAATGAAGTGTTTCATTGGGAAGGAAAACAATCGGAATTATCCATCAGAGAGATGTGGCGCATCTATCCCAAAGCTCTTGGACTCGGTGTTGACCAAGATGCTGTCCGGTTCCAAAAAATCTTGTTTCAGAGCAAATCGGGTGAAACGTATCTGATCGAGTATCAGTAA
- a CDS encoding helix-turn-helix domain-containing protein, which translates to MTMKRIEEEIADRIVGIRESLNWTQQQLAEAAGITKGHLSRIESGQRLPLPPLLMKLAKTLNISVSALLPTDELSWQYVDVTDVKGIASLFHISLTAVASVVLYRPCDHFPTQRHADEYVRRMGMLSDTGMKWSKDHRDLIEANKTNQIHYHLWRRAEFLEFTRRDVVAAEMASDILKSENTIFCVISNSNFDKVASVISKKIRSVHWEQIGLYLPEFFLVKHNDFTFDYAWNEERASKFIKEAMKAITNTYKEVTVTTESMRDLPEDMKKVIHARTLKALGNR; encoded by the coding sequence ATGACCATGAAACGAATAGAAGAAGAAATTGCAGATAGAATAGTAGGGATTCGGGAGTCGCTGAATTGGACTCAACAGCAGTTGGCAGAAGCTGCCGGAATTACGAAAGGACATCTGAGCCGGATCGAATCCGGACAGAGACTTCCTCTCCCACCCCTTTTGATGAAACTGGCGAAAACTCTCAATATTTCTGTCTCTGCATTACTGCCCACTGACGAATTAAGCTGGCAGTATGTAGATGTAACGGACGTCAAAGGCATTGCGAGCCTGTTTCATATCAGCCTTACAGCAGTTGCCAGCGTAGTCCTGTATCGTCCCTGCGATCACTTTCCTACTCAGAGGCATGCGGATGAGTATGTACGCCGGATGGGAATGCTGAGTGATACGGGGATGAAATGGTCAAAAGACCATCGTGATCTGATTGAGGCAAATAAAACAAATCAGATTCATTATCATCTCTGGCGGCGAGCAGAGTTCCTGGAATTTACCAGACGGGATGTGGTGGCAGCTGAAATGGCGAGCGATATATTAAAATCGGAAAACACGATTTTCTGTGTCATCAGTAACAGTAATTTCGATAAAGTCGCCTCAGTGATCTCAAAAAAAATCCGCTCAGTCCATTGGGAACAAATCGGCTTGTATCTACCAGAGTTCTTTTTGGTGAAGCATAACGATTTCACATTTGACTATGCCTGGAACGAAGAACGTGCCAGCAAATTTATCAAAGAAGCCATGAAGGCGATCACGAACACCTATAAGGAGGTTACTGTCACGACAGAATCAATGCGCGACTTGCCTGAAGACATGAAAAAGGTAATTCATGCCAGAACTCTAAAAGCTCTGGGAAATCGATAA
- a CDS encoding helix-turn-helix domain-containing protein has protein sequence MEKSVFTQEYSILLRLLKETRKQKKVSQVELAKRLGQSQSFVSKCERGERRMDIIQLRTVCHALGTTLPEFVDALEFKLKQNQGQKKLRK, from the coding sequence ATGGAAAAGTCCGTTTTTACCCAGGAATATTCAATCCTGCTTCGGTTACTGAAAGAAACTCGAAAGCAGAAAAAAGTTTCTCAAGTCGAATTGGCTAAACGGCTTGGGCAAAGTCAGTCATTTGTAAGCAAATGCGAACGCGGAGAGCGACGCATGGATATCATTCAACTTCGGACAGTATGTCACGCTTTGGGTACCACGCTTCCAGAGTTTGTGGATGCCTTGGAATTTAAGTTGAAACAGAATCAGGGGCAGAAGAAATTAAGAAAATGA
- a CDS encoding Fic/DOC family protein: MKKKHQDKYDVSGNIEAQFVDDAETVLVNKLGITDLETLQHFEELELAKAYESLFSEVRFDTPMTSELLLHIHAKIFGELFEWAGRWRTLQISKPGAIWPPPHYLDEAMQNYEKDVLQKYPAIRLTDDKGFCEAIGEIQGEFLAIHPFREGNARAIKLMTDLLAIQSNRPLLIYDQTEPGMEQYIEAAKAALIRKDYQPMIAIIEQALAEARKQT, encoded by the coding sequence ATGAAAAAAAAGCACCAGGACAAATACGATGTTTCCGGAAATATTGAAGCTCAGTTTGTGGACGATGCTGAGACCGTCCTGGTGAATAAACTGGGGATTACCGATCTGGAAACATTACAGCATTTTGAAGAACTGGAATTGGCAAAAGCATATGAGTCTTTGTTTTCAGAAGTCCGGTTTGATACTCCCATGACATCTGAGCTATTGCTGCATATTCATGCTAAGATTTTTGGGGAGTTGTTTGAGTGGGCTGGTCGATGGCGAACTTTACAAATAAGTAAACCCGGTGCGATCTGGCCACCTCCACATTATCTGGACGAGGCAATGCAAAATTATGAGAAAGATGTTTTGCAGAAATATCCGGCTATCCGCCTCACAGATGACAAAGGGTTCTGTGAAGCGATCGGCGAAATCCAGGGAGAGTTTTTGGCGATTCATCCCTTCCGGGAAGGAAATGCCAGGGCAATCAAGTTAATGACTGATTTGCTGGCCATTCAGTCTAACAGACCTTTATTGATATATGACCAAACCGAACCTGGGATGGAGCAGTATATAGAAGCCGCCAAAGCAGCATTGATCCGGAAAGACTATCAGCCGATGATTGCCATTATTGAGCAGGCTTTGGCTGAGGCTCGGAAGCAGACATAG
- a CDS encoding tyrosine-type recombinase/integrase — MRDISLIGPWVRRFLMEHIIGERNLALNTQRSYRDTLRLLLPAIVRRTRKSIDRLTVTDISADRVRQFLNDLEEKRGCTIATRNQRLAAIHALAKFIGLHAPELIEWCGQVRAVPFKKAPRALITYLEKPEMDALLAAPDLATAQGRRDHVLLLFLYNAGARADEAAQLLISDLSLTHVPDRDTASVLIRGKGNKCRQCPLWPQTIQELATLVQGRDPSEHVFLNRCGRPITRFGIHSLVERTAGRASKQMPSLTKKRVSPHTIRHTTATHLLRSGVDINTIRAWLGHVSLTTTNVYAEVDLQTKAKALASCEVKGKKNGKPWKENKGLMEFLRSL, encoded by the coding sequence ATGCGTGACATATCCTTGATCGGCCCATGGGTTCGCCGATTCCTCATGGAGCATATAATCGGTGAGCGAAATCTCGCCCTGAATACTCAGCGAAGTTACCGCGACACCTTGCGGCTGTTACTACCAGCTATCGTACGGCGAACACGCAAATCAATTGATCGCCTGACCGTGACCGATATCTCGGCCGACCGCGTGCGCCAATTCTTAAATGACTTGGAGGAGAAACGGGGATGCACAATCGCTACCCGCAATCAACGATTGGCGGCCATTCACGCCCTGGCTAAGTTCATTGGCTTGCATGCTCCAGAACTGATCGAATGGTGTGGACAAGTGCGAGCCGTGCCATTCAAAAAAGCTCCACGAGCGCTCATCACTTACCTGGAGAAGCCAGAAATGGATGCCTTGCTCGCGGCGCCAGATCTGGCGACCGCACAGGGCCGGCGGGATCACGTCTTACTCCTGTTTCTGTACAACGCAGGAGCCCGGGCTGATGAAGCGGCCCAGCTCCTGATTAGTGATTTGTCATTGACTCATGTCCCAGACCGCGACACGGCCTCAGTTCTGATCCGCGGCAAAGGGAATAAGTGCCGACAGTGTCCATTGTGGCCACAGACAATTCAGGAATTAGCAACACTGGTCCAAGGGCGTGATCCCAGCGAACACGTATTTCTGAATCGTTGCGGACGACCAATTACAAGATTTGGCATTCATTCGCTTGTGGAGCGTACTGCAGGACGTGCATCCAAACAGATGCCCTCTTTGACTAAAAAACGAGTCAGTCCACATACGATTCGACACACGACAGCGACACACTTATTGCGTTCGGGAGTCGATATCAACACGATTCGAGCGTGGCTTGGTCATGTCTCGCTGACGACGACGAATGTCTACGCGGAAGTGGACTTGCAGACAAAAGCTAAAGCCCTAGCCAGCTGCGAAGTCAAAGGGAAAAAGAACGGCAAACCGTGGAAGGAGAATAAAGGACTCATGGAATTCCTGCGATCTCTATAG
- a CDS encoding tyrosine-type recombinase/integrase, which yields MQNNPLPTQLPKRLPTLIPYIYSRAEIRRLLNAIRLVQLPNRMEPPTLRAILLLMYGAGLRRSEVLNLLAADADLENSLLTIRDTKFFKCRWVPIGQDLTTVLSDYASWRSVRFPAAGVDGHFFLDCNGEPLSWWPLHHAFDRLRQHAGVQRSDGGRYQPRMHDLRHTFAVHRLTDWYRKGLDVQRLVYHLSVYLGHSQPANTQAYLTMTPELLQQASTCFERYACGEDNHA from the coding sequence ATGCAAAACAACCCCCTGCCAACACAATTGCCAAAACGCCTTCCGACGCTGATTCCATATATTTACTCACGAGCAGAAATCCGCCGGTTACTGAACGCAATTCGTTTGGTGCAACTCCCCAATCGAATGGAGCCGCCTACGCTGCGAGCGATTCTGTTGCTGATGTACGGGGCGGGATTGCGTCGTAGTGAGGTGCTCAACCTGTTAGCTGCCGACGCGGATTTGGAAAACTCTCTACTCACCATTCGCGACACCAAGTTTTTCAAATGTCGATGGGTTCCGATTGGCCAAGATCTGACAACCGTACTCAGTGACTATGCCAGTTGGCGGTCTGTCCGATTTCCAGCAGCGGGTGTTGATGGTCACTTCTTTCTTGATTGCAACGGGGAGCCACTCTCCTGGTGGCCGCTGCATCATGCGTTTGATCGTCTTCGACAACACGCCGGTGTGCAACGGTCGGATGGCGGACGCTATCAGCCTCGGATGCATGATCTTCGTCACACGTTCGCAGTTCACCGCCTAACAGATTGGTATAGAAAGGGATTGGACGTTCAACGGTTGGTATATCACCTCTCCGTTTACCTGGGACACTCACAGCCAGCCAACACACAAGCTTACCTAACCATGACACCGGAGCTGTTGCAGCAAGCCAGTACCTGCTTCGAGCGGTACGCCTGCGGGGAGGATAATCATGCGTGA
- a CDS encoding RNA polymerase sigma factor has translation MDSTSTFQQVMKRLGTGDEQAADEIFQRFTGRLLLLARSRLNARLQQKVDPEDILQSVYQSFFRRNQSDDFDLESWDGLWALLVTITVRKCAKQARYFRGKKRDISREDAIDRPEIENQAIGGWELISREPTSEQAVLLTEIVDHLMRPFDEQGQTMISMRLQGFREREISQEVNRSERTVRRILSRARTELVELLE, from the coding sequence ATGGACTCCACATCCACTTTTCAGCAAGTCATGAAACGCTTGGGAACAGGAGACGAGCAGGCTGCCGATGAGATTTTTCAGCGATTTACAGGCAGATTACTGCTCTTGGCACGCTCCCGCCTCAATGCGAGGTTGCAACAGAAAGTAGATCCGGAAGATATTCTCCAGTCGGTTTATCAGAGTTTCTTTCGTCGAAATCAAAGTGATGATTTCGATCTGGAAAGTTGGGATGGGCTTTGGGCTTTGTTAGTCACAATCACCGTACGAAAATGTGCTAAACAGGCTCGGTACTTCCGAGGAAAGAAACGAGACATTTCACGTGAAGACGCCATCGATCGTCCAGAAATTGAAAATCAGGCAATAGGAGGATGGGAGTTAATTTCTCGTGAGCCCACTTCCGAGCAGGCAGTTTTACTGACGGAAATCGTTGATCACTTAATGCGCCCTTTTGATGAACAGGGACAAACCATGATTTCCATGCGTCTTCAGGGATTTCGTGAGCGGGAAATCAGTCAGGAAGTCAACCGAAGCGAACGGACCGTACGTAGGATATTAAGCCGGGCCAGGACAGAACTCGTTGAATTGCTGGAGTAG